In one Lolium rigidum isolate FL_2022 chromosome 3, APGP_CSIRO_Lrig_0.1, whole genome shotgun sequence genomic region, the following are encoded:
- the LOC124701500 gene encoding protein NRT1/ PTR FAMILY 8.3-like isoform X1: MDAEEESTRLEVQDDGDHELLLPPPLQDASLYTGDGSVNIKGRPATRRTTGNWRACFFILGNECCERLAYYGIAKNLVTYLKVKLHQGNLEAARNVTTWTGTCYLTPLIGAILADSYWGKYWTIAVFSSVYFIGLAILTLSALLPTLQPPACLGSVCPEASLLQNGAFFLGLYMIALGAGGIKPCVSPFGADQFDDSDPTERVKQVSYFNWGYFCINIGSFTSGTVIVWIQDNLGWGIGFAIPTVFMALATASFFAASNMYRYQKPGGSPLTRVCQVVVAAFRKRRVEAPHDTSLLYEIDGQYSAILGSRKLEHTSELGFLDKAAIISSADAKTDLFTNPWRVCTITQVEELKILIRMFPIWATTIIFSVVYSQNSSMFIEQGMVLDKQVGSFNVPPASLSTFDVISVMFWIPLYDRVIMPIARKYTGREKGFSELQRIGIGLFMSIVAMASAALVELKRLEIARSEGLIHEKVAVPMSILWQIPQYFFLGASEVFTVIGQLEFFYGQAPDAMRSLCAALALLTISVGSYLSSVILTSVSYITTKGGNPGWIPDNLNEGHLDRFFWLIEGISFANLLVYIGCAMRYRYKNV, translated from the exons CTGCAACAAGGCGCACCACAGGAAATTGGCGAGCATGCTTCTTCATACTAG GGAATGAGTGTTGTGAGCGTCTCGCCTACTATGGAATTGCGAAAAACCTAGTCACTTATCTAAAAGTAAAGCTTCATCAAGGCAATCTTGAAGCTGCAAGAAATGTTACCACTTGGACGGGGACATGCTATCTGACTCCCCTCATTGGAGCCATCTTAGCAGATTCCTATTGGGGAAAGTACTGGACTATTGCAGTATTTTCATCGGTTTATTTCATT GGTCTGGCAATTTTAACGCTTTCAGCGTTGCTTCCAACACTTCAACCACCTGCGTGTTTAGGGTCTGTTTGTCCAGAAGCAAGCTTACTTCAGAATGGCGCATTTTTCCTGGGTCTCTATATGATTGCCCTAGGGGCTGGAGGCATTAAACCTTGTGTGTCACCCTTTGGGGCTGACCAATTTGATGACAGTGATCCAACAGAGAGAGTAAAGCAGGTTTCCTACTTCAATTGGGGCTATTTCTGCATAAATATTGGTTCATTCACATCGGGCACTGTTATTGTTTGGATACAAGATAACTTGGGTTGGGGAATTGGATTTGCAATACCTACTGTATTTATGGCCTTGGCTACCGCAAGCTTCTTTGCAGCCTCAAATATGTACAGATATCAGAAACCAGGTGGGAGCCCCCTTACCAGAGTGTGCCAGGTCGTTGTCGCGGCATTCCGCAAGCGGCGTGTAGAAGCGCCACATGATACTTCTCTTCTTTATGAAATTGATGGTCAATATTCAGCAATATTGGGAAGCCGCAAGCTGGAGCACACGAGCGAACTTGG ATTCCTTGACAAGGCTGCTATCATCTCATCTGCTGATGCCAAGACTGACCTTTTTACAAACCCATGGAGAGTATGCACAATCACCCAGGTAGAAGAACTGAAGATCCTCATAAGAATGTTCCCGATCTGGGCGACTACTATCATATTCAGTGTGGTGTATTCTCAGAACTCTTCCATGTTCATAGAGCAGGGAATGGTTCTTGACAAGCAGGTTGGATCTTTCAATGTTCCTCCCGCGTCCCTCTCAACTTTCGATGTAATCAGTGTCATGTTCTGGATTCCACTTTATGACCGGGTTATCATGCCTATAGCTAGAAAGTACACTGGAAGGGAAAAGGGTTTCTCTGAGCTACAGCGGATTGGCATTGGATTATTCATGTCCATTGTTGCAATGGCATCTGCAGCTCTGGTTGAATTGAAGCGGTTAGAGATTGCCAGGTCTGAAGGTCTTATTCATGAGAAAGTTGCTGTTCCAATGAGCATTCTTTGGCAAATACCACAATATTTCTTTCTTGGTGCTTCCGAGGTTTTCACTGTTATTGGTCAACTTGAGTTCTTCTACGGTCAGGCCCCAGATGCCATGAGGAGTTTATGTGCTGCACTTGCACTCCTTACGATCTCAGTGGGTAGCTATTTAAGCTCAGTCATATTGACCTCGGTGTCCTATATTACAACTAAAGGGGGAAATCCTGGATGGATCCCAGATAACCTGAATGAAGGCCATCTTGACCGCTTCTTTTGGTTGATTGAAGGGATCAGCTTTGCGAATTTGCTGGTTTATATTGGTTGTGCAATGAGATACAGATACAAAAATGTGTGA
- the LOC124701500 gene encoding protein NRT1/ PTR FAMILY 8.3-like isoform X2, with product MDAEEESTRLEVQDDGDHELLLPPPLDASLYTGDGSVNIKGRPATRRTTGNWRACFFILGNECCERLAYYGIAKNLVTYLKVKLHQGNLEAARNVTTWTGTCYLTPLIGAILADSYWGKYWTIAVFSSVYFIGLAILTLSALLPTLQPPACLGSVCPEASLLQNGAFFLGLYMIALGAGGIKPCVSPFGADQFDDSDPTERVKQVSYFNWGYFCINIGSFTSGTVIVWIQDNLGWGIGFAIPTVFMALATASFFAASNMYRYQKPGGSPLTRVCQVVVAAFRKRRVEAPHDTSLLYEIDGQYSAILGSRKLEHTSELGFLDKAAIISSADAKTDLFTNPWRVCTITQVEELKILIRMFPIWATTIIFSVVYSQNSSMFIEQGMVLDKQVGSFNVPPASLSTFDVISVMFWIPLYDRVIMPIARKYTGREKGFSELQRIGIGLFMSIVAMASAALVELKRLEIARSEGLIHEKVAVPMSILWQIPQYFFLGASEVFTVIGQLEFFYGQAPDAMRSLCAALALLTISVGSYLSSVILTSVSYITTKGGNPGWIPDNLNEGHLDRFFWLIEGISFANLLVYIGCAMRYRYKNV from the exons CTGCAACAAGGCGCACCACAGGAAATTGGCGAGCATGCTTCTTCATACTAG GGAATGAGTGTTGTGAGCGTCTCGCCTACTATGGAATTGCGAAAAACCTAGTCACTTATCTAAAAGTAAAGCTTCATCAAGGCAATCTTGAAGCTGCAAGAAATGTTACCACTTGGACGGGGACATGCTATCTGACTCCCCTCATTGGAGCCATCTTAGCAGATTCCTATTGGGGAAAGTACTGGACTATTGCAGTATTTTCATCGGTTTATTTCATT GGTCTGGCAATTTTAACGCTTTCAGCGTTGCTTCCAACACTTCAACCACCTGCGTGTTTAGGGTCTGTTTGTCCAGAAGCAAGCTTACTTCAGAATGGCGCATTTTTCCTGGGTCTCTATATGATTGCCCTAGGGGCTGGAGGCATTAAACCTTGTGTGTCACCCTTTGGGGCTGACCAATTTGATGACAGTGATCCAACAGAGAGAGTAAAGCAGGTTTCCTACTTCAATTGGGGCTATTTCTGCATAAATATTGGTTCATTCACATCGGGCACTGTTATTGTTTGGATACAAGATAACTTGGGTTGGGGAATTGGATTTGCAATACCTACTGTATTTATGGCCTTGGCTACCGCAAGCTTCTTTGCAGCCTCAAATATGTACAGATATCAGAAACCAGGTGGGAGCCCCCTTACCAGAGTGTGCCAGGTCGTTGTCGCGGCATTCCGCAAGCGGCGTGTAGAAGCGCCACATGATACTTCTCTTCTTTATGAAATTGATGGTCAATATTCAGCAATATTGGGAAGCCGCAAGCTGGAGCACACGAGCGAACTTGG ATTCCTTGACAAGGCTGCTATCATCTCATCTGCTGATGCCAAGACTGACCTTTTTACAAACCCATGGAGAGTATGCACAATCACCCAGGTAGAAGAACTGAAGATCCTCATAAGAATGTTCCCGATCTGGGCGACTACTATCATATTCAGTGTGGTGTATTCTCAGAACTCTTCCATGTTCATAGAGCAGGGAATGGTTCTTGACAAGCAGGTTGGATCTTTCAATGTTCCTCCCGCGTCCCTCTCAACTTTCGATGTAATCAGTGTCATGTTCTGGATTCCACTTTATGACCGGGTTATCATGCCTATAGCTAGAAAGTACACTGGAAGGGAAAAGGGTTTCTCTGAGCTACAGCGGATTGGCATTGGATTATTCATGTCCATTGTTGCAATGGCATCTGCAGCTCTGGTTGAATTGAAGCGGTTAGAGATTGCCAGGTCTGAAGGTCTTATTCATGAGAAAGTTGCTGTTCCAATGAGCATTCTTTGGCAAATACCACAATATTTCTTTCTTGGTGCTTCCGAGGTTTTCACTGTTATTGGTCAACTTGAGTTCTTCTACGGTCAGGCCCCAGATGCCATGAGGAGTTTATGTGCTGCACTTGCACTCCTTACGATCTCAGTGGGTAGCTATTTAAGCTCAGTCATATTGACCTCGGTGTCCTATATTACAACTAAAGGGGGAAATCCTGGATGGATCCCAGATAACCTGAATGAAGGCCATCTTGACCGCTTCTTTTGGTTGATTGAAGGGATCAGCTTTGCGAATTTGCTGGTTTATATTGGTTGTGCAATGAGATACAGATACAAAAATGTGTGA
- the LOC124694735 gene encoding pentatricopeptide repeat-containing protein At4g37170 → MKAKSPSFSITTASQLHDAIDRLLPLLRADAAHLPAARSLASAAAALPPSTLLSNRLLHLLSCHPASLPDAISFLSSIPNPDPCSYNTLIAALSRSPRHLAPARALFDRMPHRDHFSWSAIVSAYSRHGQPLDALALYRRMQQEPGNAAAADNEFTASSALAAATAARCARAGRELHCHVARRGIGAGDAVMWSALADMYAKCGRVDDARRVFDGMPVRDVVSWTAMVERYFDARHGGEGFRLFLDMLRTGGVRPNGFTYAGVLRACAELAAESLGRQVHGRMSKSSIGDSCFAESALLHMYSKCGDMESVVRVFEGLTEADMVSWTAMISGYAQNGQPEEALRYFDKFLRSGIRPDHVMFVGVLSACAHAGLVDKGLEVFHLIKDEYGIAHTADHYACVIDLLSRSGQFDRAEEMINKMTIKPNKFLWASLLGGCRIHKNVHLARRAAEALFEIEPENPATYVTLANIYASVGLFDEVEGVRNIMESKGITKMPASSWIEVGRRVHVFLVGDKSHPRAEEIYVLLKKLYAKMREEGYVADTGFVLHDVEDEQKEHDIGHHSERLAVAFGIIASPKGAAIKIFKNLRICGDCHSAIKLISQIAQREIIVRDSNRFHHFKNGSCSCKDYW, encoded by the coding sequence ATGAAGGCCAAGTCCCCGagcttctccatcaccaccgcgtCCCAGCTCCACGACGCCATCGACcgcctcctcccgctcctccgCGCCGACGCCGCCCACCTCCCCGCCGCGCGCTCTCTTGCCtcagccgccgccgcgctcccgcCGTCCACACTCCTCTCCaaccgcctcctccacctcctctccTGCCACCCGGCCTCCCTCCCCGACGCGATCTCCTTCCTCTCCTCCATCCCGAACCCCGACCCATGCTCCTACAACACCCTCATCGCCGCGCTCTCCCGCTCGCCGCGCCACCTCGCTCCCGCGCGCGCGCTGTTCGACCGAATGCCCCACAGGGACCACTTCTCCTGGTCCGCCATCGTCTCCGCCTACTCCCGCCACGGCCAGCCCCTCGACGCGCTCGCGCTCTACCGCCGGATGCAGCAAGAACCAGGGAACGCCGCGGCGGCGGACAACGAGTTCACCGCGTCCAGCGCGCTCGCCGCGGCCACGGCCGCCCGGTGCGCCCGCGCGGGCAGGGAGCTGCACTGCCACGTGGCCAGGAGAGGGATCGGCGCGGGCGACGCCGTCATGTGGAGCGCGCTCGCGGACATGTACGCCAAGTGCGGGCGAGTGGACGACGCCAGGAGAGTGTTCGACGGGATGCCGGTCCGGGACGTCGTCTCGTGGACGGCGATGGTGGAGAGGTACTTCGACGCTaggcacggcggggaagggttcagGCTGTTCCTCGACATGCTGAGGACTGGAGGCGTTCGACCCAACGGGTTCACCTACGCGGGGGTCCTGCGTGCTTGCGCAGAGCTCGCCGCAGAGAGCCTCGGGAGGCAGGTGCATGGTCGAATGTCGAAGAGCAGCATCGGGGACTCGTGCTTCGCGGAGAGCGCGCTCCTGCACATGTACTCCAAGTGCGGGGACATGGAGAGTGTGGTGCGTGTATTCGAGGGGCTAACAGAGGCAGACATGGTGTCATGGACGGCGATGATCTCCGGCTATGCGCAGAATGGTCAGCCAGAGGAGGCATTGCGCTACTTTGACAAGTTCTTGAGGTCTGGGATTAGGCCTGACCATGTCATGTTTGTTGGCGTTCTGTCCGCGTGTGCTCATGCTGGTCTGGTCGACAAAGGCCTGGAGGTCTTCCATTTGATAAAGGATGAGTATGGCATTGCGCACACTGCTGATCATTATGCTTGCGTGATCGACCTACTCAGCCGGTCAGGTCAGTTTGACCGAGCAGAAGAGATGATTAACAAGATGACCATCAAGCCCAACAAGTTCCTATGGGCATCCTTGCTCGGTGGCTGCCGGATTCACAAGAACGTTCACCTGGCAAGGCGGGCAGCAGAAGCATTGTTCGAAATTGAGCCTGAAAATCCAGCGACCTATGTAACTCTAGCGAATATCTACGCATCAGTCGGCCTGTTCGATGAAGTTGAGGGTGTAAGAAATATCATGGAGTCAAAGGGCATAACAAAAATGCCGGCTTCGAGTTGGATTGAAGTTGGGAGAAGAGTGCATGTATTTCTGGTCGGTGATAAGTCACATCCTCGAGCTGAGGAAATCTATGTGCTTCTGAAGAAGCTGTATGCCAAAATGAGGGAAGAAGGGTATGTGGCGGACACAGGGTTTGTTCTCCATGACGTCGAGGACGAGCAGAAGGAGCATGACATCGGTCACCACAGCGAGCGCCTTGCTGTTGCATTTGGGATCATTGCTTCTCCGAAGGGTGCCGCTATTAAGATTTTTAAGAATCTGCGGATCTGTGGGGACTGTCATAGTGCTATTAAGCTCATATCACAGATTGCTCAGAGGGAGATCATTGTCAGGGACTCAAATAGGTTCCATCACTTCAAGAATGGGAGTTGTTCTTGTAAAGACTACTGGTAA
- the LOC124701501 gene encoding protein GID8 homolog — protein sequence MFLSRIVLRDLDSIDSPASMASSKKVVTRDEWERKLRDVKIRKEDMNRLVMNFLVTEGFVDAADKFRVESGTQPDIDLATITDRMEVKKAVQSGNVQEAIEKINDLNPTILDTNPQLYFHLQQQKLIELIRVGKINEALEFAQEELAPRGEENQAFLEEIEKTVALLVFEDAKNCPYGELLDVSQRLKTASEVNAAILTSQSHEKDPKLPSLLKMLIWTQNQLNEKAAYPRINNLSTAALEDPAI from the exons ATGTTCCTCTCCCGCATCGTCCTGCGCGACCTCGACTCCATCGACTCCCCCGCCTCCATGGCCTCTTCCAAGAAGGTGGTGACCCGCGACGAGTGGGAGCGCAAGCTCCGCGACGTCAAGATCCGCAAGGAGGACATGAACCGCCTCGTCATGAACTTCCTCGTCACCGAGGGCTTCGTCGACGCCGCCGACAAGTTCCGCGTCGAGTCCGGCACCCAAC CGGACATTGACCTGGCCACCATCACGGATCGGATGGAGGTGAAAAAAGCGGTCCAGTCAGGGAATGTTCAGGAAGCTATCGAGAAGATCAACGATCTTAACCCCACG ATTCTGGATACAAATCCCCAATTATACTTCCATCTACAGCAACAAAAGCTAATAGAGTTGATTCGTGTTGGGAAAATAAATGAAGCTTTGGAGTTTGCTCAAGAAGAACTTGCACCAAGAGGCGAAGAAAAT CAAGCCTTCCTCGAGGAAATAGAGAAGACTGTAGCCCTTTTGGTTTTTGAAGATGCAAAAAACTGCCCATATGGTGAACTGTTGGATGTTTCTCAACGCTTAAAGACAGCAAGTGAAGTTAACGCcgccattcttacaagccaaagtcATGAGAAAG ATCCAAAGCTCCCCAGCCTGTTGAAGATGCTGATTTGGACTCAAAACCAGCTGAACGAGAAGGCAGCATATCCCCGAATCAATAACTTGTCCACCGCCGCACTGGAAGATCCAGCTATATGA